GTGGCCGGCGACGGTGATCAGCGCCTTCCACAGCGCCCAGCCGCGGCCGCGCGCCCAGGTAGCGTCGTCGGCGGCGATGCGGGCGCGGAAGGCCTCCCGGCTTTCGCCTTCGAAGAAGGTCCACGCGATCGCCAGGTCGCAGGATGGGTCGCCGACGCCGGACGTGCCGAAGTCGATGACGGCGTTCAGGCGGCCGTCCTCGACCAGAAGATTGCCCGAGGCGACATCGCCATGAAACCAGACCGGAGAGCCAGACCAGGTGGCGGCAAGTGCGGCTTCCCAGACGGTCGTGGCGGCTTGGGCGTCGATCCGCCGTTCAAGCGCGGCGATGGCCTGCCTCGCCTCGCCGTCATAGACGGTCAGCGGCCCGCCGCGGTGGAAATTGTGCTCGTCGGGTGCAGGCCCGTCGGTCGGATCGATGCCCCTCAATGCGACAAGGAAATCGGCGAGCGAAACGGCGAAGACGTTGAGATCGGCGATGCGGCCGCTCTTAGCCGTCTCGCCCTCGATCCAGCGATAGATCGACCAATGCCAGGGGTAGCCTTCGGCCGGTCCGCCCACGGCCAGCGGCGTCGGAATCGGCAGTGGCAGGAGGGGTGCCAGTTTCGGTAGCCAGCGCTGCTCCTTCTCGACCTGCAGCGAATAGGCGGCCGCGCTCGGCAGTCGGACCGTCATCTCGTCACCAAGATGAAAAGTGCGGTTGTCCCAGCCGCCGAAAGCGACCGGGCTGACCGGCAGGCCCCGCCATCGCGGAAACTGCGTGTCGACCAGCCGTCGCACGAGACCGGTATCGATCGTGATCTTTGGATTATGCATGTCGCAGACCCTTACGGACCTTCTAAGCGACAAGCATCAATGGGGAAACTCCAGTCCCATCTCGCGGTAGCGCTCGGGATCGTCGCCCCAGTTTTCGCGCACCTTCACGAACAGAAAGAGGTGCACCTTCTGCTCCAGGATTTCGGCGATCTCGGTGCGCGCGGCCTGGCCGATGGCGCGGATCGTTTCGCCCTTGTGGCCGAGCACGATCTTCTTCTGGCTGTCGCGCTCGACATAGATGACCTGCTCGATGCGCACCGAGCCGTCCTTCTTCTCTTCCCATTTCTCGGTCTCGATATGCGAGGAATAGGGAAGCTCCTGGTGCAGCCGCAGATAAAGCTTTTCGCGGGTGATTTCCGCCGCAAGCTGGCGCATCGGCAGGTCGGAAATCTGGTCTTCCGGGTAATACCAAGGGCCAGCGGGCAACGTCTCGGCGAGATAGTCGAGCAGGTCCTTGCAGCCGGAGCCGGTGAGCGCTGAGACCATGAAGGTGCGCTTGAACGGCACGCGCTCGTTCGCGGTCGCGGCCAGCGCGAGAAGCGTCTCTGGCTTGACGCGGTCGACCTTGTTGAGGACGAGCAGCATCGGCTGGCGGACGTCCTTCAGCCGGTCGAGGATGGCGTCTGCATCGCCCTTGATGCCGCGCTCGGCGTCGATCAGAAGCACTACGACATCGGCATCCTTGGCGCCGCCCCAGGCGGTGGTCACCATCGCGGTGTCCAGCCGCCGCTTCGGCTTGAAGATGCCGGGCGTATCGACGAACACGATCTGCGCGTTGTCATGCGTGGCGATGCCGCGCACGATGGCGCGGGTGGTCTGCACCTTATGGGTGACGATCGACACCTTGGCGCCGACCAGCTGGTTGACCAGCGTCGACTTGCCGGCGTTGGGCGCGCCGATCAGCGCGACGAAGCCGGAGCGCGTCGGGGGAACTTCAGGGGTTTCATTTTCTGTCATGCCGCGCTCCATACGCCTTCGCGCAGCAAAAGAGTAGCCGCGGCGGCCTGCTCCGCCTCGCGCTTGGAGCGGCCGCTGCCGGTCGCCGGAGCAAATGAGCCGACCTTGACGCTGACGGTGAACAGCGGGTCGTGGTCCGGTCCCTCGCGGCCGTCGACCCGGTAAGCCGGCACGGCGCCGGCGGCTGCCTGGTGCGCCCATTCCTGCAATTCGGTCTTGGCGTCGCGCCGCGCCGCGCCGATCGCCTGCGAGCGCGGCTGCCAATAGCGATGGATGAACGCGCGGGCAGCCTCGAGGCCACCATCCAGGTAAAGGACCGCAATCAGCGATTCCAGCGCGTCGGCGCGCAGATTGGTGCGCTTGCGCCCGTCGAGATTGCGCACATCGGAGCCGGCGCGGATCAGCTCTGGCAAGCCGATCTCCTCGGCGATGTCGGAGAGCGCCTCGGCATTGACCAGCGCGTTGAGACGCAGCGACAGCTCGCCCTCGGCTGCATCTGGAAAGGCTGCAAGCAGCATGTCGGCGACGACAAGGCCGAGAACGCGGTCGCCCAGGAACTCGAAGCGTTCGTAGTCGACGCCGGCATGGGTCGAACGCGCGCTGGCATGGGTCAGCGCGCGCTGCAGACGCTGGCGATCGGCGAAGGCATGGCCGGTGCGCGGGGCAAGAGCCTCGGCGAGGGCATCGGCGGTCAAACGCTTGCTGGCCGCCATCGCTCTAGTGGACGAAATGGAACAGGCGATCGGCACGCATCAGCGACGGCCACTTCCAGATCTCGAGCGGGCTCGCCTTGCCGGCGATCGAGAAGAAGATGAGATTGGCGCGGCCGACCAGGTTTTCGGCAGGAACAAAGCCGACGGTGAAGCGGCTGTCGGAGGAGTTGTCGCGGTTGTCGCCCATCATGAAATAGTGGCCGGGCGGCACGGTCCATTCGCGGGTGTTGTCGCCGATCGAATTCGGCGTCAGGTCGAGCGTGTCGTAGCTGACACCATTCGGCAGCGTCTCGTGATAGACGTCGACGGGCTGAGGCACTTCGGTGATGTCGGGATTTTCGATCTGGCCGGTCTTCACGCGCGGCACGCCGACGTCGTTGATGAAGAGCTGGCCGTCCTTCATCTGGATCTTGTCGCCGGGCAGGCCGACGACGCGCTTGATGTAGTCGACCGATGGGTCCGGCGGGAACTTGAACACCACCACGTCGCCGCGCTTGGGCTCCGAGCCCCAGATGCGGCCGGAAAAGATATCGGGACCGAACGGCAGCGAATAGCGCGAATAGCCGTAGGCCCATTTGGTGACGAAGAGATAGTCGCCTTCGAGCAGAGTCGGCCGCATCGAGCCGGACGGGATGGAGAAAGGCTGGAACAGCAGCGTGCGGATGACGAGCGCGAGCAGCAGAGCCTGGATGATGACGGAAAAGGTTTCCCCGAGCCCGCCGGATTTCTTCTGCGATTTTTCAGCCACGCTCATGTCGTCCTCGATTGTGCGATGTTGGTATAGAGTCTCGGCGCGCGCTGAGCAACGTCATGCCGCTCGTGGTCAGATGGAATCAATGTGGCGCTTGTTCGGCGGGCACCGCCTCGATAATCACAAAGGCTTGAGCAAGCGGGAAATCATCGGTGATGGTGAGATGGATCAGCGCCCGGTGGCCTTTCGGCAGTATGTTCTCCAGCCTGGCGGCGGCGCCGCCGGTCAGCGCCATGGTCGGCGCGCCGCTCGGCAGGTTGATCACGCCCATGTCGCGCCAGAACACGCCCTCGGCCATGCCGGTGCCCAGCGCCTTGGCGCAGGCCTCCTTGGCGGCGAAGCGCTTGGCGTAGGAAGCCGCGCGGGCGGCCCGCTTTTCCGACTTGGCCTGCTCGACCTCGGTGTAGATGCGCTGGACGAAGCGCTGGCCGTGCCGCTCCAGCGATTTTTCGATGCGTCTGATGTCGATGAGGTCGCTGCCGATGCCGATGATCATTCCGCCGGCACTTCCCGTCCGCCCTGCCGCGCTTTCTTCTCGGCGCGTTCGGCCATGCGCTTCTTGCGCTGCTCGCGGAACACGGTCATGCCCCAGCGCGTGACGCCGTAGAACACGAGCCCGAAGACCAGGCCGAGCGGCACCGCGCCGATTAGCATCGGCTCCAGAACCGGATGCCAGAGCTTGGCGAAGGAGAGCTTGTGCATCATTTCGCCGAGATGCTCGGGCGGCCCGTGCTTGGGCAGGCGCTCATGCAGGAGCAGCTTGCCGGTTTCCCAGGACGCGCCCCACAGCAGCGGGGAGGTCAGCGGATTGCCGAAGAACACGGCGCCGAGTGCCGCCGCGACCAGATTGCCGGCGATCATCCAGCAAAGCACGGCGGCAACCACGAAATGGGCGCCAAGCGGGAAGAAGGAGGCAAAAACACCCGCGGCGACGCCGGCGGCGACCGAATGCGGCGTCGCGTTCAGCCGCAGGATGCGCTTGGAGAAATACTGCACGGAACGCGAGAACGAGCGGCGCGGCCATAGATAAGTACGCACCCGTTCCAGGAGGCCATCAGGCTCTCGGCGTCGAAAAAGCACTCTGTTCCAGTTCCCGGTCCTACACGCGCTGCCCCTGCCCACCGGGACGCGCCACACATATCTTGCGCCTCCATGGCGCAGAAAGGCAACAAGTCTCTGATATAGAGATGGGCAAGCCGCGGAACAACGAAACGCCGCCGCGTTGGTCTGCCGCAGCCTATAACAAGAACCTCATTCTGGCGAAACTGAGGAGAATTCCGGAGCTGGCAGCTACTTCCGGTATTCGCTGACCTCGACCAGATTGCTGTCCGGATCGCGGAAATAGACCGACATCATCGGCCCGCGCGCGCCAATGCGTTCGACCGGGCCGACTTCGACCGCCACGCCATTGGCTTGCAAGCTGGCCTGGACTTCGACGAGCGGCACCGCAGCCACCAGGCAGAAATCGCCGGAACCCGGCGTCGGCATCTTTGCCTTAGGTTCGAAAGTGCGGCCGACCTCGTGCAGGTTGATCTTCTGCGAGCCGAACAGAAGCGCGGTCGGCCGGTTCGCTTCATCCAGGCGCCGCATGCCGAGCACGCGCTGGTAGAAGTCGCAGGTCGCTTCGACCGAGCGGACCGTCAGCACGAAATGGTCGATCCCGGCGATCATTTTTGGTT
This region of Mesorhizobium sp. M2A.F.Ca.ET.046.03.2.1 genomic DNA includes:
- a CDS encoding DUF2062 domain-containing protein, whose protein sequence is MLFRRREPDGLLERVRTYLWPRRSFSRSVQYFSKRILRLNATPHSVAAGVAAGVFASFFPLGAHFVVAAVLCWMIAGNLVAAALGAVFFGNPLTSPLLWGASWETGKLLLHERLPKHGPPEHLGEMMHKLSFAKLWHPVLEPMLIGAVPLGLVFGLVFYGVTRWGMTVFREQRKKRMAERAEKKARQGGREVPAE
- the lepB gene encoding signal peptidase I, with the translated sequence MSVAEKSQKKSGGLGETFSVIIQALLLALVIRTLLFQPFSIPSGSMRPTLLEGDYLFVTKWAYGYSRYSLPFGPDIFSGRIWGSEPKRGDVVVFKFPPDPSVDYIKRVVGLPGDKIQMKDGQLFINDVGVPRVKTGQIENPDITEVPQPVDVYHETLPNGVSYDTLDLTPNSIGDNTREWTVPPGHYFMMGDNRDNSSDSRFTVGFVPAENLVGRANLIFFSIAGKASPLEIWKWPSLMRADRLFHFVH
- the rnc gene encoding ribonuclease III → MAASKRLTADALAEALAPRTGHAFADRQRLQRALTHASARSTHAGVDYERFEFLGDRVLGLVVADMLLAAFPDAAEGELSLRLNALVNAEALSDIAEEIGLPELIRAGSDVRNLDGRKRTNLRADALESLIAVLYLDGGLEAARAFIHRYWQPRSQAIGAARRDAKTELQEWAHQAAAGAVPAYRVDGREGPDHDPLFTVSVKVGSFAPATGSGRSKREAEQAAAATLLLREGVWSAA
- the acpS gene encoding holo-ACP synthase; this translates as MIIGIGSDLIDIRRIEKSLERHGQRFVQRIYTEVEQAKSEKRAARAASYAKRFAAKEACAKALGTGMAEGVFWRDMGVINLPSGAPTMALTGGAAARLENILPKGHRALIHLTITDDFPLAQAFVIIEAVPAEQAPH
- the era gene encoding GTPase Era; the encoded protein is MERGMTENETPEVPPTRSGFVALIGAPNAGKSTLVNQLVGAKVSIVTHKVQTTRAIVRGIATHDNAQIVFVDTPGIFKPKRRLDTAMVTTAWGGAKDADVVVLLIDAERGIKGDADAILDRLKDVRQPMLLVLNKVDRVKPETLLALAATANERVPFKRTFMVSALTGSGCKDLLDYLAETLPAGPWYYPEDQISDLPMRQLAAEITREKLYLRLHQELPYSSHIETEKWEEKKDGSVRIEQVIYVERDSQKKIVLGHKGETIRAIGQAARTEIAEILEQKVHLFLFVKVRENWGDDPERYREMGLEFPH
- a CDS encoding aminoglycoside phosphotransferase family protein translates to MHNPKITIDTGLVRRLVDTQFPRWRGLPVSPVAFGGWDNRTFHLGDEMTVRLPSAAAYSLQVEKEQRWLPKLAPLLPLPIPTPLAVGGPAEGYPWHWSIYRWIEGETAKSGRIADLNVFAVSLADFLVALRGIDPTDGPAPDEHNFHRGGPLTVYDGEARQAIAALERRIDAQAATTVWEAALAATWSGSPVWFHGDVASGNLLVEDGRLNAVIDFGTSGVGDPSCDLAIAWTFFEGESREAFRARIAADDATWARGRGWALWKALITVAGHDANQAEAERQRHVIDEVLADHCRWA
- a CDS encoding VOC family protein, which produces MIAGIDHFVLTVRSVEATCDFYQRVLGMRRLDEANRPTALLFGSQKINLHEVGRTFEPKAKMPTPGSGDFCLVAAVPLVEVQASLQANGVAVEVGPVERIGARGPMMSVYFRDPDSNLVEVSEYRK